The following are from one region of the Marinitoga sp. 38H-ov genome:
- the fliW gene encoding flagellar assembly protein FliW gives MRKYQTRIGEIEVEDDEIIIFEEGLPGFENLKKFVILTLKETYPIMWLVSLEDNLVSFPIMEPKLVKIDYEVKIPSEIGKKIGINTEDEAAVFAIMTIPHDNPDDATINLKAPIIISKTTNKGIQYILDNYELKHSIKDEIIISQKLLENQIKEISKFSKNKNKYNTKFGELELTDNEIIFFENGIPGFENLKKFYIYFSKDTFPIQWLLSLENSDISFPIIDPLLVRVDYSFDLPKDLVNYLSIEKPEDVSIFVIMTIPHGDPENITVNLKAPLVISKNNNKGIQFILDSDEYHLKHNVKDEIKRSEKIIEEQTLQAPKSERGA, from the coding sequence GTGAGAAAATATCAAACTCGTATAGGTGAAATTGAAGTTGAAGATGATGAAATAATAATATTTGAAGAAGGATTGCCTGGTTTTGAAAATTTAAAAAAATTTGTTATTCTTACATTAAAAGAAACATATCCAATAATGTGGTTGGTTTCTTTAGAAGACAATTTAGTATCTTTTCCAATAATGGAACCGAAATTAGTAAAAATAGATTATGAGGTCAAGATACCTAGTGAAATAGGGAAAAAAATAGGTATTAATACAGAAGATGAAGCAGCTGTTTTTGCCATTATGACAATTCCTCACGATAACCCAGATGATGCAACAATAAATTTAAAAGCTCCTATTATTATATCTAAAACAACTAATAAGGGAATTCAATATATATTAGATAATTATGAATTAAAACATAGCATTAAGGATGAAATAATTATTAGTCAAAAATTACTAGAAAATCAAATAAAAGAAATTTCTAAATTTTCTAAAAATAAAAATAAATACAATACAAAATTTGGAGAGCTAGAATTAACTGATAATGAAATTATTTTCTTTGAAAATGGGATTCCGGGATTTGAAAATTTGAAAAAATTTTATATTTATTTTTCTAAAGACACATTTCCAATACAGTGGTTATTATCTTTAGAAAATTCAGATATTTCTTTTCCTATAATAGACCCGTTATTGGTAAGAGTGGATTATTCATTTGACTTACCTAAAGATTTAGTAAATTATTTATCAATAGAAAAGCCCGAAGATGTTTCTATTTTTGTAATAATGACAATTCCACATGGTGATCCAGAAAATATTACTGTTAATTTAAAGGCTCCTTTGGTTATTTCTAAAAATAATAATAAAGGGATTCAATTTATTTTAGACAGCGATGAATATCATTTAAAACATAATGTAAAAGATGAAATTAAAAGAAGTGAAAAAATAATAGAAGAGCAAACTTTGCAAGCACCTAAAAGCGAAAGGGGTGCATGA
- a CDS encoding metal-dependent hydrolase, translating to MPNFKTHIITGILFYPTYFLLYSFIMDILNIEFYPNESLILVSFFFFVLGSDLPDVDHNFSLINKIFRILLVGLSISIIYKISRYYDFISFLTTRRYILNTFYIILGIVLGGILGLFFNKITKHRGKWHNPITGILIGIITYILITNNYYFIDFNALFISLSIVFGFFIHILLDYKFKS from the coding sequence ATGCCAAATTTTAAAACACATATAATAACAGGTATTTTATTTTATCCAACATATTTTTTGTTATATTCATTTATAATGGATATATTAAATATAGAATTTTATCCAAATGAATCATTGATTTTAGTATCTTTTTTCTTTTTTGTTTTAGGATCAGATTTACCAGACGTGGATCATAATTTTTCATTGATAAATAAAATTTTTCGAATACTATTAGTTGGTTTAAGTATTTCTATAATATATAAAATTTCGAGATATTATGATTTTATATCTTTTTTGACAACTAGAAGGTATATTTTAAATACATTCTATATAATATTAGGAATAGTATTGGGAGGAATACTCGGATTGTTCTTTAATAAAATCACAAAGCATAGAGGGAAATGGCATAATCCTATTACGGGAATACTTATAGGTATCATAACCTATATATTAATTACAAATAATTATTATTTTATCGACTTTAATGCATTATTTATATCACTATCAATAGTATTTGGTTTTTTTATACATATATTATTAGATTATAAATTTAAATCTTGA
- the tsaB gene encoding tRNA (adenosine(37)-N6)-threonylcarbamoyltransferase complex dimerization subunit type 1 TsaB, with translation MNILGIDASNNGLLISLKSNNDIYYMENKEKNSGNYIISMIDSLLKKNNLNLENIDLFGCTIGPGSFTGIRISIASIQGLLFNTNKKVVPIISTELIYNNYNGDKNKKIAILKKARVDAAYVHIFENGKTIFEPNLISINNLKNIIQDSILLGEESLFFKEKLKLNNETIQYVLSPNSIIEYIENNYYKAVSPKDLKVLYLQKPLAVENFEKKNNTKIDENTYN, from the coding sequence TTGAATATTTTAGGCATAGATGCATCAAATAATGGATTACTAATATCTTTAAAAAGTAACAACGACATTTATTATATGGAAAATAAAGAAAAGAATTCTGGCAATTACATTATCTCTATGATAGATTCACTATTAAAAAAAAATAATTTAAATTTAGAAAACATTGATTTATTTGGATGCACAATAGGACCTGGCTCATTTACAGGTATACGAATTTCTATTGCTTCTATACAAGGATTATTATTTAATACAAATAAAAAAGTTGTCCCTATAATTTCAACCGAATTAATATATAATAATTATAATGGTGATAAAAACAAAAAAATTGCTATTTTAAAAAAAGCCAGAGTTGACGCTGCATATGTTCATATTTTTGAAAACGGGAAAACAATTTTTGAACCAAATCTAATATCCATTAACAATCTTAAAAATATTATCCAAGACTCTATTTTATTAGGAGAAGAAAGTTTATTTTTCAAGGAAAAGCTTAAATTAAACAATGAAACTATACAATACGTATTATCTCCTAATAGTATAATAGAATATATTGAAAATAATTATTATAAAGCTGTTTCCCCTAAAGATTTAAAAGTTCTTTATCTTCAAAAACCTTTAGCTGTTGAAAACTTTGAAAAGAAAAATAATACTAAAATAGATGAGAATACATATAATTAA
- the csrA gene encoding carbon storage regulator CsrA, which translates to MLVLSRKLNEGITIMIEDKILKLKILSIEGNAIKLGFDGPKNFKIYREEVYESIMEENLSATKVKDISEVKKLFEKK; encoded by the coding sequence ATGTTAGTTTTATCTAGAAAGCTAAATGAAGGAATAACAATAATGATCGAAGATAAAATATTAAAATTAAAAATTTTATCAATTGAAGGAAATGCTATCAAATTAGGTTTTGATGGTCCTAAGAATTTTAAAATATATAGAGAAGAAGTATATGAAAGTATAATGGAAGAGAATTTATCAGCAACAAAAGTTAAAGATATTTCGGAAGTTAAAAAATTATTTGAAAAAAAATAG
- a CDS encoding AI-2E family transporter: MKLSTNLRGALFTVIYLLLFISISFISTDVFTIIIFTLGFVLAINLIAKGLNYFKIPMKIATVISLISSLFFLYLLLVLLIPTVIKEISNFIIFLNDFFQKAQWKILLQNQPENIINNIENFMNGLQPKIIELLSNIIELIPTYGQKAFTFLFFLTIGTIYFSFYFDSFKQKLQYLYPKSLRNSAKAFYNETFNQIEHYVVATLFASAFVGVSAFFVMSFLGIKYQLLLSFWAAVTNFIPVIGVVLEFIPMIIVGVSSGITTMLIFLIIMSIIHGIAFIIFISIMKDYGRVNPVVTIFSLLILGSLINLTGALIAVPIAMIIKVFWNTYIKPELERS; the protein is encoded by the coding sequence ATGAAACTAAGCACTAACCTTAGAGGTGCTTTATTTACAGTTATATATCTTTTATTATTTATAAGTATATCCTTCATTTCAACGGATGTATTTACTATTATTATATTTACTTTAGGTTTTGTTTTAGCTATAAACTTAATAGCTAAAGGATTAAATTATTTTAAAATCCCTATGAAAATCGCTACAGTAATATCATTAATATCCTCATTATTTTTCTTATACTTATTATTAGTATTATTAATACCTACAGTAATAAAAGAAATAAGTAATTTTATTATTTTTCTCAATGATTTCTTTCAAAAGGCTCAATGGAAAATACTATTACAAAATCAGCCAGAAAATATTATAAATAATATTGAAAATTTTATGAATGGTCTTCAACCAAAAATTATTGAACTATTATCAAATATAATAGAATTAATTCCCACATATGGTCAAAAAGCATTTACTTTTTTATTTTTCTTAACTATAGGCACTATATATTTTAGCTTTTATTTTGACTCTTTTAAACAAAAATTACAATATTTATACCCAAAATCATTACGAAATTCTGCTAAAGCATTCTATAATGAAACATTTAATCAAATAGAACATTATGTGGTAGCTACTCTATTTGCATCAGCTTTTGTAGGAGTTTCTGCTTTCTTTGTAATGTCTTTTTTGGGAATTAAATATCAATTATTGCTGAGTTTCTGGGCAGCTGTTACTAATTTCATTCCTGTTATAGGTGTAGTATTAGAATTTATACCTATGATTATAGTAGGTGTATCTAGCGGGATTACGACCATGCTGATTTTTTTAATAATAATGTCTATTATACATGGAATAGCTTTCATAATTTTTATATCTATAATGAAAGATTATGGAAGAGTAAATCCTGTAGTTACAATATTCTCATTATTAATTTTAGGGTCTTTAATAAACCTTACTGGAGCTTTAATTGCTGTACCTATTGCTATGATAATAAAAGTTTTTTGGAATACTTATATAAAACCTGAATTAGAAAGGAGCTAA